A genomic window from Lotus japonicus ecotype B-129 chromosome 1, LjGifu_v1.2 includes:
- the LOC130730447 gene encoding uncharacterized protein LOC130730447, which produces MSPWLSELFRLHLTTPWPILAYAATWMTLLIVTVPVASISPQVAFVSAVSPSSSFSQKCRADGSIRIPLDLPGEIICFPAPKFIMSKIDLIVPPVFAAVIVAASACVVRAVGLWDHDQTHPDA; this is translated from the coding sequence ATGTCTCCTTGGCTCTCTGAACTATTCCGTTTGCACCTCACAACCCCATGGCCTATACTAGCCTACGCTGCCACCTGGATGACGTTACTAATCGTGACGGTGCCAGTAGCTTCAATATCGCCGCAGGTGGCGTTTGTCTCCGCCGTATCTCCTTCCTCCTCGTTCTCCCAGAAGTGCAGAGCTGATGGGTCCATTAGAATACCCTTGGACTTACCGGGAGAGATCATTTGCTTCCCTGCTCCCAAGTTCATCATGTCCAAGATTGATCTAATCGTTCCACCAGTATTTGCAGCTGTGATTGTAGCAGCTTCTGCTTGCGTGGTGCGAGCTGTGGGCTTGTGGGACCATGATCAAACTCATCCAGATGCTTAA